AGAGTTTTTTCCTACACGGCATCTTGTTTCCCCCTgagtaaaagatataaaaaagaggagagagactgaaatagagagacagaagagaaaaagagagagaacccaCATTGGAAGCTTTAGTCCTTTATCACCTACTCTCAAAGTGCCTGACCAACTTTGTATCATATACTATTGATACATTTGGTTACACAAACCAGCCTTGGCAAAATGTGTAAGGACCCTATAAAAGAGTGTGAGTACTTGCAGGTGGGACTTGTGGGGGTTTATACTGGAGACTGGCTATTGTAGGAAGCAATGATTCTGTAACTATGCTTTGGAATTgtaaaagggaaggaaatttaGCCTTATCCCTCCTTCCTGGCCTTCCtcactcccttccttctttccttcccttcttccatccatccttcctagTGCTTTGTTAAACTAAAATTGCACACTTTTGCTtgatataattaaaaatacatacttttataatttttccatgCATATTATTTTGAAACCTAGTAAGCCATTTGATTagtaaacagaatcaacaggaaatatctgaaaatagaaaatttctaaaactgtctcacgtaactgtgggaatggagagtccaaaatccgtagggcaggctgtgaagctgaggactccgatggagggtctagaagaactccacaggagaggctccccagctgaagcaggaagggagtctgtctcttctgaatcctccttaaaaggcttccagtgattagattaaccatcactcattgcaggagaaaTTTcccttggctggttacaaatggaatcagctgtggatgcagctgacgtgattgTGACTGAATTCtaagaaatgtcctcacagtgacagacaggccagcacttgcccaaccagacaaacaggtaccagcacctggccaagtggacacatgaacctgacagtGACAAACCCTATACCCTGACAATTTCATTCCTGGGAATTTATCAAAAGGACATAAAAGCCAGGTCCACAGAGGCTTTCCACAAGAATGGTTACAGCAGTATTGCTCGTGACAGACAAAACTGGACACCACCATATTTCCATCAGCAGGAAAATGGATGGATTGCAGGATTCCCATGCCATGCTCAGCTGTAAAAATGAGTGAACTACTGATAAGGCAACGACATGGAATAATCTCAAAAACATTCTgcagagtgaaagaaaccaaacctAAGTTTATTTTCTGCTGGATTTCCATTTTTCAAGTTCTAGCACAAGCAAAGCCAATCAGAACTGAGCTGACTGGAGGGGAGAGAAGCCTCAAAGCCAATGCACTCAGCTAAAGCTGCCACCTGACATGGCACCTGCTCTCACCCAAAATGACAGGAAGCAGGGAGCCGAGAGAGCTGCCACTGCTTGGTGGGCTCTGGTCACACAGCCTGAGGACTCTCGCCAGCCTACCAGGCCCCAAAGACCCCTGTTGGCCTCCTCCTGCCCAGTGCCTCTCCTGCCCAGACTCCTCCCTCAGGCTAGCCCTCCCTCCACCTTAGCCCACTACTGGCTCCTAGGTGTCAGCACTGCCATGTAGCAGAAAGTCACCCTGCTGTGCCCTACTCAGCCTCCACCCTCAACCCTCTGAGGTGCCTGGCAAGGCCAGCCAGAGCGTCCCACCATGTACGGTGGGTGCACTGCCTCAGCAGTGCCCCTGGCTGCTACAGGTGTGCCACAAACTTATCCACGGCCTTGCTGTCATCCCACCTGCACAGCTTCCACAGAGCCCCACCTGCCTCGGCTCCAAGACACGATGGCCTGAGAGGGCTGGCCAGATGCTCCAAACCCAGCCCCGTGCCTTGACCGCTCTGCCCTGCTTCTCTGGATGGGGtaccctccccatccccagccaGTCACCACTGTTCTGCCgagagccacggtggcccaggcCATGCCCTCATACCACCTGCCCCTCCACCTGCGTCGTCCTCACCCTACAACCATGTCCTGAGTTTCCAATGGTGCCTCCACCCTCACACCTAGGCAAGGCCCACACTCACAAGCCGCAACCCCCAAGGCAGCCTCTGGGGGCCTGGGGTGTGTGCAAGGAGGGGAGATGAAATGGGCCTCCAGAGAACCCCTCCACCTGCTGCCCAAGAACAGTGACCTCACCCCATTGTAGAACAGGACTGCACAGGAAAAGCATGGGGCATGGGTCAAATGAGGTTGAGAAATGCCAGGACGACATCCCAGTTCTACCCCAGGGCTCTCACGGACCCACAGAAAGCCAGGCCTGCTTCCCCCTCCAACCTCGACCCCTGAACCCATAAGTCTGCGGAGGGCTGGACTGCAGGCAGATGCACTTGGATAGACAAGGGCCTGAGGCTTTCTCCCCATGGAGAGCAACCCCAAGCACAGACACCCCCAAGCACACACACTGGCAGCTGGGAGATAAAACACCATCGAACTTGGCCTCCCTGTGTGGCGTCCCCACCGGCGCCTCCAGGGGCTCATCTACACTTTTGTTCTGCGTGCCTCACAGCCCTGAAGCAACACTTACCAGCAGAGGCTGCCCAGAACCAGCCATCAGGGCTCGGTGGTGCTGCCCAGAGGAGTAGCGAGGCATGAGTACGCAGCAGCCGTGAGAAGCAGCTCGCCTGATAAAACTCCTGCAGCCAGTTCTTCTGCAGGCTTGCTggctggaaagaagaaaaaaatgaaaaaccattaGACACAGAAAATGCCCGACAGCTGTGCACAGACCCACCTGAACAAAGAGTCTCCACAAGGGGGTACCCCAACCTGGCAAAGGGCAGCCCCTGGACCCTGAACCCCGGCCCACTGTCCGCCACCTCCCAGGCACAACTCAGGCACCTTGCCTCAGGGGCATGCCGTGGGACCCTGTGAAGGAGGatgtggcgggggtgggggggcacctGGGGGGTGGTTAACAGGCCCAGGGACACTCGGGGTTCACCACGCAGACCTTTGGGGGGCGGTCATTGCAAGGACCCTGGGGGAGAATGCAGTGGGGGATCAGGGGAGGGGTGTCACACTGCTAACCCATGCAGGCACATGGTGGGAACCCTGGGGGGATGGATAACACAGAGACACTAGGGCTGAACGCATGGGGACCGTGGAGGGTGGACACCACGGGGACCTGGGAGTGGATACCATGGGGGACCTGGGATGGACGCCATGGGATCCATGGAGGGTGGAGGCCACAGGGACCTGTGGTAGACTCTGAGGGGACCTGGAATGAAGGGATGGGGACTGTGGAGGCTGGATGCTGTGGGGACCGTGGAGGGTGGACACCGTGGGAACCATAAAGGGTGGACGCCATGGTGACCTGGAATGGATGGTGTGTGGACCTGGCAGCGGATGCCGTAGGGACCTGGGGTGGGCACCATGGAAAACACAGAGGTTGGATGCATGGGGACTGTGGAGGGTGGATGCCACAGGGACCTGGGGTGGATGCCATGGGAACCGTGGAGGGTGGGAGCCATGGGGACCTGAGGTCGACGCCTTGAGGACCTGGGCTGGATGCTGTGGGGACTATGGAGGGTGGACACTGCAGCGACATGGGGTGGACACCCTGGGACCAAGAAGGGTGGATGTCACAGGGACCTTGGCTCCGAACAAGGAGGATGCACCCACTGGAGAAGGGAGACGttcagagtcctcgcctgcccaCTGGCACAGTGGGGCCACCTTGGAGGGTGGCAGCAAGGATGTGGGGGAAGCAGTGTCAGACAGTGGGCACCTGTGTGAGTGTTTCTGGAGGCCCCGGGAGGCGACGAGGATGTGCTTTTATGCACGGCCCTGCCCTGGCCTGTGACCCCTGGGAAGCTGGAATCCCTAGGTCTGTGGTGCTTATAAAGCAGAAACTTCACACACACCATGAAGGGGATTGTTCAGGAGAGGGGGGTGGCACTCACGGGGTCAGTAGTAAATGTCGGGGCTTTGAGGACAGAGAAGCCCCAGCCCTGCTGAAGGGATCTGGGCCTAGGGCACCTGGTCAGGACTGCTCAGGCAGTGACAGCATGTGGCACCCTGCACAAGGGTGGACCGCACTGCAGCCAGGGCAGCTCAGCCTTGTCTGGTCCCTGTCACTCCACCCTGGGCCGCAGAGCCGCCCACCAGTGCCTGCCATGGACTGCTGGCCCTGCCCAGGCCAAGAAGCTGGGAAGAAGACTCTGGAATGTGCGGGAAGAGGCCTCAGAATGGGACCTCGGCACTAAAGCTCACTTGAGCACCGGCCCCAGGTGGGACAGGCTCCAAGTACCTGAGATGCGGGTGGGTCCTGGGGGCCCCCTCAGGACAGACACACAGCCAGGACCCAGCCAGCAGGTGTCACACCAGGCAGAAGGCCAGGAAGTGACCATCCACGCATCTGGGAAGCCAGGGTAGCGCCAAACTCAGTGCAGCCCACCCAGCAtcagcaccagcaccagcactAGCACCtgcccctccttcctcctcttcacGCACAGctagaaccagcagacaccatcaaAAGATAAACTATACAACTGAAAAGGGGCACGGGATATGAACACACTCAGaagcccatgaagagatgctcagctcACCAGTCACTGGTAGGGAAACACAACCCAGACAAGAGACCACCTCATACCACTCGGATGCCCATAACCATCATCAAGAGCtaacctttaaaaaaacaatgacaacacCAGGgtaaccccagatactgtgtcaatatgagggacacccaagtcagtaggctaagcccttgatcctgaggcttactcttgtgatgcttacGCAGGGagaagagaagcttagcctacctataggcatgcctaagagttacttctggaggacctcttttgttgctcagatgtggcctcaccctcttgaagcccaactctgcaagtgatatcattatcctccccctaagtgggacctgacatccaggggtgaaagtctccctggcaacgttggaggtgactccagggatgagcctggccctggtaccatgggatcaacaatgtcttccagaccaaaatggggaaaagaagtgttaacaaataaggtatcagtggctgagagagttcaaatagaattgagaggctcctctggaggtcattcttaggCATGCTGcgtttagacattgctacctatcataccttgccaaaccccaaccaaaaccatttctgccaatcctaaagaacatcttgGACAACACATACAAATagacaaaggttccatgcactagggtaactttcagtAACCCACAACCTCCAGCTGAGTCCCTGGACAAGAGAAATACAGAGGgctcagcccttccagaacatatACTAGTTccttccatccccctaccccatattatcgacagtctcTTCCAACAGTGAAAGAGTTAAAAAGGgcatagccctaaagagtgggaggaagaccAAAGATGGAGattgaattatacagagaaggtagggtttaacaaaggagtatgactgcagaatcattaaatcgatgtcactttcagtctccagtattttaagcAGCTCAAAGTAAAAATCtcaaattgtggaatcgtaacccacaccaaaatctgaaagctgttctacaaATGTGCCTCGAAACTTACTGCTCTTTTCTATGTCACatttctcaacaacaacaacgaaaaagCAATGACAAGCCCCGGCAAAGATGGGAGAACTAGAACCACGTGCGGCCGCTGCGGGGACCTGAGCAGCAACTCTGGAAAGCAGTAAACAACTCGCCTGCGCCAGCACTCCATTCCCTGTGTGCGTGCTCCGAGAGCTGGAAAGCTGCTCAGAACACCTGCACGTGGTGAGCACCGCAACTCCCTCCACTAGGGCCGCACAGCGGGGACCACGTGGGCGTCCACCACGGAAGACCCGCACACAAACGGGGCCAGCCATAGGACAGGGCGCTGTCGCACCACCAAAGGAGCAAAGGCCTGACACGCGCGGGAGAGAAACGGACACGGAATGAGGGACGCCGTCAGCTCCAGGTACTGAAGCGCCCAGAGTAGGGACATCCTAGAGACAGGGGCAGACTGTGGTCGCCAGGCCTGGGGGTGACACGGGGTGGCAAAGTGTTCTCAAGTAGATTTATGCAATGGTGGCGCCAGTTTGTAAAGACGCTAAACACCACGGCATGGTAGGCTTTAAACAGGCGCTTTTACGGTATATAAACTGCATCTCAGTTAAAGACaggtataaaagaaatttaagatataAATTTGCACAGCATTTAAGTTAAacgggttaaaaaaaaaaaaaaaaaggatgaagcaAACGGAAGGGCGGGTAAGTTTGGGGTCCGGGCTCCAGACTGCAGGGTCGAATTCCCGGGGCCTTATTCAGGGACAGGTTTTCGGTATCCGAGGGGCCCACGGGTTCGGGGAGGGGCAAGGGGCCCAGAGTTCGGGCTGGGAAGCGGCACTCGGGGACAGAATTCGGGGTTCAGAGCTCGGGGGACCTGCGGCCCGTGCCCCCCACCTCCCGCCCGCCATCCGATGGCGGCGGGCACTCACGTGTTCCAAGGCGAGTCCATGCTGCCGGTGACCAGCGGGACCGCGGCGTCCCAAAGGCCGCTCGGCCCGCCACGGCTCATCGGCGCTGCCCGGCCGGTCTCGGAGGCAGCCGCGGGGCATCAGCCGCGCCTAGGTGCGGCCCCACAGCCGGCGCGGAGCCTTTAGATTCCTGCGGGAAAACTTCTGGCAGCCAAGTCCCGCCCCTCAGAAGGCGGGGGCCGTCCTGGTGGCTCCTGTGTCCGTCAGTCCGAACCCCTCGCGGGCCctgccccgccccgcgccccgccccaCACGGCGAGGAGACTCCTTAAAGGGGCCGCGTCGACGGGCGCCTGAGGCCGGCTAGCTGCTTTGCAGCCCGGATTCCTGCGTGTGAGTCTCCGGGGAGCAGAGGACCAGGCCGTAAGGTCAGTTTGACGCAGGGGGCAGAACCTCTTGGTCTCCGCGCCAGGGAGGGGGGGGGCGGTGGGGAACACCCGCGAGGGGCTCGACCTGACTGACACGCGAGCGCCGAGGGGCGGGGCGGGACTTGCACTCAGCAGGAGGCAGCTGCGGCTTCGACTGCGAGAAGTTTCCCGGCGCGGAGACCAACAGGTTATGCCCCCATTTTAAGGCTCGCTGGCTGCAGTTTTGTCGGCTTCCCCGCGCAGGTCTCTCGCCTCGGCAGGCCCTCAGCGTGAGGCGCAGTCCCACCGGGTGGTCCGCGCGGAGCCCTTAGGCTCCCGCAGAGAAACAGGGAAACTTCTAACCGTCAGCGCCGCCGTCGCCGCCTCGTGCTGAGTGTAAGTCCCGCCCCGCCCCTCGGCAGGTGGGGGTCGCCCTGGGCGCTCGCGTGTCAGTCATATCGAACCCtcatatgtcattggtaacagagaccatcaggagatagaaatagggtaagataatgggtaattggagctgaagggatacagactgtgcaacaagactggatacaagaactcagaaatggacagcacaatactacctaattgtaatgtaattatgttaaaacactgaatgaagctgcatctgaggtatagttttttttttctattattgttttatttctttttctgttgtttttctatttctttttctaaatcgatgcaaatgtactaagaaatgatgaatatgcatctatgtgatgatattaagaattactgattgtatatgtagaatggaatgatttctaaatgttgtgttagttaatttttttaattaataataataaaaaaaagaatgtcaggAAATGTCCTATTTGAATAAAGGtgtaaatgagaaatgaaagcaaagccAGAAGAGGAAAGAGCGTTCCAGGGAGAGAAG
The genomic region above belongs to Tamandua tetradactyla isolate mTamTet1 chromosome 16, mTamTet1.pri, whole genome shotgun sequence and contains:
- the LOC143658980 gene encoding uncharacterized protein LOC143658980 isoform X4, which codes for MPRGCLRDRPGSADEPWRAERPLGRRGPAGHRQHGLALEHQACRRTGCRSFIRRAASHGCCVLMPRYSSGQHHRALMAGSGQPLLGETRCRVGKNSLNWSMQ
- the LOC143658980 gene encoding uncharacterized protein LOC143658980 isoform X3, translating into MPRGCLRDRPGSADEPWRAERPLGRRGPAGHRQHGLALEHQACRRTGCRSFIRRAASHGCCVLMPRYSSGQHHRALMAGSGQPLLVWRASVKAGASWPTRTKK
- the LOC143658980 gene encoding uncharacterized protein LOC143658980 isoform X2, with product MPRGCLRDRPGSADEPWRAERPLGRRGPAGHRQHGLALEHPASLQKNWLQEFYQASCFSRLLRTHASLLLWAAPPSPDGWFWAASAGGNKMPCRKKLFKLVHAMTTTI
- the LOC143658980 gene encoding uncharacterized protein LOC143658980 isoform X1 — protein: MPRGCLRDRPGSADEPWRAERPLGRRGPAGHRQHGLALEHPASLQKNWLQEFYQASCFSRLLRTHASLLLWAAPPSPDGWFWAASAGLESECEGWSLLAHKNQEMTHEG